The sequence ttttaaattaatttaaaaaactcTTAACAATGTGCTTTGCAACTTGTGAGGACTAGAATCTTCATAACttgtcattttgattttttcatCTTCTATAAATGAAttctttctttgaaatattaaaatttaaataaaaacaaactagaatgattgaaaaaatattcaatctttTTACTTTTccgtacaattattaaaatagtgGTTTAGTCGATAATTTCAGTTCACTTTTTCAAAATTAGTTATCtgtatgataaaatattaaattgtggtATTTCTATCTTATAGAAGATTAACAGTCACGATTTCTCACATTTACATTGttcaaatttacatttacatgaGCAATCAATATATTCGAAGCTCGTGTTCGTTCTGTACCATCTTGAGTATTGTTTGATGATGATGCTGAAGCATTACTATTAGtactattgttgttattatttgtattatcatcCCCAGCTGTATTAGAAGATGAGGAGTTGTTCCTTTCAATAATGGCCGCATTGGTACTATTATCCATTTGTTCTATTCCATATTCAGATACATTTCGAATTACTACTTCTTGTGTTAACTgcctataaatattgaaattattgtgaTTTATATGTTAAGATGAGTGATATTGATGAAGACAAAGGAAATCATGTGTACGGAATTACATgttttctaaatttaaatagtttgacCACAGTAACATACAAATGCCACAAAAAAGCATGCTAATAAAGTTGTCTTAATTTGCttaaaattccattataaattatttataattattttgattaattacttgttgaaatacattttataataagaGAATAATTTACTTACTCTGGAGTCCATGTACTGGGATTATTATTAGCTGGCGGTGTTTCAAATGTGGAATGTAATTGTTCCAGTACATTCACTTCatcatgattattatttaaattatattcgtaATTAGGGTTAGATTTCACCCAATTTGGTTGGTTGTATGCAGTTGCAGATACcagtttatttttatcttttaaattCTTATTGTTGTTGGATAACACATACGATACACCCTTTTTATGATCAATGAAAGGACCTGCAAAATACATGTATACGTAAAAAAAACATGTTAGACATTATATGACCACTGTTGATGTAACAGACATAACTCTATGTTACTCATTACCGCGTTTCAAACAGCTTGCACTTAATTCACCGTTCAAGTAGGTAGGTatactgtaataaaataattgtgttcttcatatgtatatatatttaaaaaaaaattaactgtTCTACTTTACGGTtagtaatacaaataaatacaagaaaatgtGAAGAAACAAACAATTATGATAGACGAAACAAACTACAGTGCAGATAGCTTTAATTTATGCATTGCTGTTGATTTAACGGAAATTATCttattttgcatttaaaaaaaagtaccTTTTACATTCTACCTGTACATAAGTGCTCCACTAAATGAGGAAGGTTGTGCAATATAATTATGAAGAACGTGTAAAAcactatttaataaatactcACTGAATTCCGGTGGTGGTGCACTTGGTTCCATAGCACAAATATCACTACAAACTTCAAGGTTATTCTTCTTACGTTTTTTTCCTgcaatatattacatttatattatttcatttatatattacatatcatACAATACATATTAtcctataatatttttacatacgtGTTTTGAAGATTATTACACCAATTATAACCAGTAAAAGAATTGATCCAACTACTGTAATTATGATCCACGTTTGATTGAATCTGCCAATTTctgttgaaataaaacaaagaaaaaaaacttcattataaaaatataaatatgcacaaataaaaagaaagcaaTCCACTTGTCaccatatttcaattatttacacGACAGAGTATTTTATTAACAGGATACACCACACTAATTGAAATAGGAAACTATCTGTCCCATACTCAGaagattttacaaaatatacagTAATAAAGAGTACATTAATAATCTTTATTTCTACTTTACTTACctggaatattttcatttgctttCCTGCACAATGCAGCCGGCTCTCCAGTTCCAAGTTCTTCACTAACATAACTGAAAGAAATAACCGAATTATTGCCAAGAACTAACCTCTTTCGTATCTTAgacatgaatatattaaaaggtAATACAGTATAGTGTTAATCAAACGCTTAATTACTTTGGAAGGCACGGCCCACACTGTGAAGAATGTCTAGAAGGCTTTCGACCTTCCTGACGATTATATCTTTTGCAAACTGTGTAATTTACACATTGTTTTGAAACGCCATAACAGTACTGTTCTTTAGTACAATCAAAGTCGTCACGGCACCCCTCTTCCATCGTTGCCTATTAAAAAAAAgtggttttttaaaaatatatttaagcaatgtgtattgtaattaaataacaacaaGAGGagttaaattattacattaaaagcAAAACTTTATGCTTCATTAGTGTTAgaacaattgtaatattaatatgcgCAGTATTTCCGATGTAAGTCTCAAACTCAAAATGGTTTTTcacattttgtataatttgaattgaagaccaataatttaattctatagACGCAAACGTTTTGGCACATCTgtcattaaattgtaaatttaaattatttcttttccaatAGCAAACAGTAACACGAATAacacgaaattattaaaacattttgctATTTCTAATCAAACACCAACAATAATAATGCttctttttagttttataatgagtaatgataataatagtaatagtaataataataatagtaatacttttgtattttacttaattatcaAGAATATatgattttgtacatttattcAGAGTATTCACCATTTaatgataaaactttatattacgcgcactaaaaaataaatatcacaatattaattttcctaaGTGATCTCGAACAAGAGACTTCAATGTAAGCAACAATGTACGCAATTGAAAAAATAGGTGACACTACTGCCTGATATaaccatttttaataatattatttatgttatatcgcttattattaatttttaaatacattcgaGTCTTACATCGAAAAACACATAATTACTtgtaaacaattaaattctttatacTTTCATGACCGTTTTTCATCTTCGAAATATtgagtaaatatataaatttataatattttagattaattGATAAAACTACGATGCAATGACTACGCGTATATCGGTATCTCGAACGACCGCCATTTTGTGGACGGTAAACCATCAGCCATTTCAGTAAGGGTTCCTCTGCGTATCACAAAATGGTTGTAGATTACAATCAAAAGACCCCAAAAGTTCAATGACCACCACTCACACTAATTTCCAagatatattcaaaaatatgtcAAATCATTATTCAATTATAACGGGAATCATTTCTTATCTGTTCGACGCGAGTTCTTAAATCGTGTACTTGAAAGATACACCGATTTTATCTTCATAGCAACAGAACACACGACATGCATCTTCACATCAAAATGATGAAACTGTTGCAAAAAAGAATTGATTTTATCAATCTGCGCGTCTCGTTTTGAAATCTCAGTATCTAAATTCTACATTAACGTAGAATAACGATATCTTCCGATCGCGCGTGACAAAATGgtacaatataaacaaaaatattaaaatgaggAACGAACACATGGTCCCTATCTGTCACCTTGTATCTAAGCAACAATGCTTTGTCTCGCTGTACAATAACACGAACGCCGAAAATTTCTAGAACGAATAAAGAGATAATAAAAAGAGAGCTCTGAAAACCAATGATCGCGATTAGTCTCGATTTTCTGACAAAATCTGTTCCGCGAGACGCGTGTTGGAGATTCCTGGTACGTTTGCTATGAGTCATCATCGCAGCGCGCCGCATTATACCGGTGTTGCGGAGCCGTATATTCCGGTTCAAGCAATAAGAGCAcgatacaatttttcttaaaacaGAGTATTCAATGATTTCAATACTTTAGGaagtttcaacaatttcaacaatttaatattaaaaaaaaaacagttccGTACGTTATCAGCGATCATCGTGCTGATAACCAGGATGAAAAGACACTTCACCGCATTCACATGAATGCATATTAAACGAAACTTTGTTAAAGTTAATTTCGGAAGAAAACAAATGTTCGTTTAGAAGTTTTTAACGGATGATGAAATCCCGATGGAAGGGTGGAGGAGAGGGGGTGAGAGAAAGATCGAGATCCTCTACTCCACGGATCGAacagaaattgtatttttcccttccAAATTGGTGTCATGATTGAAACGCACGCCATACATGATACTTTTGCGCGTTCAATGACATTAGTTCATTTCGTGACATACTTGTCCCTCGGAACTCTCAATATTGTTGTCATCCCAATGTGCGGTCAGAAATAGGCGCACACTCGCGTACACGCTGATAGACGAATTATCGCGGTTTCGTTTTAATGAAGCATTCGAAAATGATCGTTTGGATTTAGCGAAAATTTCAATGAGCAAAAAATTAACGTGGAGATAAAACATTCGATTGTGCATGCAATATCAGTAAGAAACTCTGTCATTGTACTCACCGATGGGATCAGTATGATTATAAAACAGAActcaaataacattttaaacttGATATTGTATAAGCAGAAGAATATCGTTCGTACTATTGTGACATTCGAACACACTCTTTTTCACAACAAAGTTGTTGCAATCTTCGTTCACGTCCTCGTCGAGCGGTGGTTCATTCCACACTGGAGCGTGTTTGAACCTGTCGCGGAGACAGGTGGTAGGAGAGGGGGTGATGACAGTGGTGGGAGGTTAGTGTGGTGGCTGTTGACAGTCGTCTAGCCGCGCAATTGTCAGCTTCTACGAATTCgtagataaaaattatttattgaaactagAACAATTAGACTGAATAAAATGACTCATTGTTGTTTCAACTTGATTGTTTCTTTTCTCATTACTGATACCTCTTCGAGAAATGATTCGAGTAGCCGATTGAATAATATCAGCTTTTTATGAAGTCTTCTTACAAAGACGGTTCAagttctcggtagttctagtgttaatactctTTCGaagatttttctatttctatggCCAACATACGATTAAAAATTGATGAACCTACCTTCACTCTATACTTATGGTATACCTTCAGTATCGCCAATCCTTTGTTCTTcctgtaataacaaaaatacgaCGGGGAACGAAATGCGTGAGGATTTCTACCTGTtgatagtatttatttaaataaatcattacatTCATTTGCGGACAGTAATGATTTTAATGAGCtgcaaaaataggaaaaaaggaaattcaGTTCTACGAGAGTTAGCGTgagaatttcaaaaaaattaaagcTATGTAGAATTACATGCGTAATAATGTGGCTTTAAAATTGAATCATAAATTTGATTGTTCATCCAAGTCATTTGGCATCGCAATGAAGATGAATActatagcattcacgtccgcgaacgtgttagtggtaattaaaaataatattatttaattaataattatttattttgttaaggaAAGGAATGAAATTTGAAGGAATATTT comes from Nomia melanderi isolate GNS246 chromosome 7, iyNomMela1, whole genome shotgun sequence and encodes:
- the LOC116424956 gene encoding uncharacterized protein LOC116424956 isoform X1 — encoded protein: MMTHSKRTRNLQHASRGTDFVRKSRLIAIIGFQSSLFIISLFVLEIFGVRVIVQRDKALLLRYKATMEEGCRDDFDCTKEQYCYGVSKQCVNYTVCKRYNRQEGRKPSRHSSQCGPCLPNYVSEELGTGEPAALCRKANENIPEIGRFNQTWIIITVVGSILLLVIIGVIIFKTRKKRKKNNLEVCSDICAMEPSAPPPEFSPFIDHKKGVSYVLSNNNKNLKDKNKLVSATAYNQPNWVKSNPNYEYNLNNNHDEVNVLEQLHSTFETPPANNNPSTWTPEQLTQEVVIRNVSEYGIEQMDNSTNAAIIERNNSSSSNTAGDDNTNNNNNSTNSNASASSSNNTQDGTERTRASNILIAHVNVNLNNVNVRNRDC
- the LOC116424956 gene encoding uncharacterized protein LOC116424956 isoform X3, which translates into the protein MKATMEEGCRDDFDCTKEQYCYGVSKQCVNYTVCKRYNRQEGRKPSRHSSQCGPCLPNYVSEELGTGEPAALCRKANENIPEIGRFNQTWIIITVVGSILLLVIIGVIIFKTRKKRKKNNLEVCSDICAMEPSAPPPEFSPFIDHKKGVSYVLSNNNKNLKDKNKLVSATAYNQPNWVKSNPNYEYNLNNNHDEVNVLEQLHSTFETPPANNNPSTWTPEQLTQEVVIRNVSEYGIEQMDNSTNAAIIERNNSSSSNTAGDDNTNNNNNSTNSNASASSSNNTQDGTERTRASNILIAHVNVNLNNVNVRNRDC
- the LOC116424956 gene encoding uncharacterized protein LOC116424956 isoform X4; amino-acid sequence: MATMEEGCRDDFDCTKEQYCYGVSKQCVNYTVCKRYNRQEGRKPSRHSSQCGPCLPNYVSEELGTGEPAALCRKANENIPEIGRFNQTWIIITVVGSILLLVIIGVIIFKTRKKRKKNNLEVCSDICAMEPSAPPPEFSPFIDHKKGVSYVLSNNNKNLKDKNKLVSATAYNQPNWVKSNPNYEYNLNNNHDEVNVLEQLHSTFETPPANNNPSTWTPEQLTQEVVIRNVSEYGIEQMDNSTNAAIIERNNSSSSNTAGDDNTNNNNNSTNSNASASSSNNTQDGTERTRASNILIAHVNVNLNNVNVRNRDC
- the LOC116424956 gene encoding uncharacterized protein LOC116424956 isoform X2; amino-acid sequence: MLFEFCFIIILIPSATMEEGCRDDFDCTKEQYCYGVSKQCVNYTVCKRYNRQEGRKPSRHSSQCGPCLPNYVSEELGTGEPAALCRKANENIPEIGRFNQTWIIITVVGSILLLVIIGVIIFKTRKKRKKNNLEVCSDICAMEPSAPPPEFSPFIDHKKGVSYVLSNNNKNLKDKNKLVSATAYNQPNWVKSNPNYEYNLNNNHDEVNVLEQLHSTFETPPANNNPSTWTPEQLTQEVVIRNVSEYGIEQMDNSTNAAIIERNNSSSSNTAGDDNTNNNNNSTNSNASASSSNNTQDGTERTRASNILIAHVNVNLNNVNVRNRDC